Part of the Trichoderma asperellum chromosome 1, complete sequence genome is shown below.
GGCGTTCTCACACACACGCTCACTCATGTCCCCTGTAAGACTATGCGGTGTCATGCAATTACACGTGTACAGGCTATGTTTGTGCAACACGCCTCACAACTAGGCTTCCTACATGGCACGTTGGCCAACTTTTGCCGCATTCATGGGGGGGACTGAGAAATTTTCGTCCTTTTACCGTTCGGCAAATCTTGTGATGTGCGAGTAGTCAAGTTGTATTTAGGCGAGTTGGACAGCTGAGCGTGTTTTGTGTTTTTTAGCAAATAATTAGTAGCTGTTGTATGACGGCGGATGCGACTAAGCACTGTATCGACTGGAAAGACTAGGGTCGTAGGGAGCCAAGGGTGTTTGGGATTTGGGGATGCACGGACGTGGCAATATCCCGAGACGTAGGGTCTTGTCTTACAAGGTATGACGGATGTCGGGTCGGGTTGAGTGATCAATGAGGGATATTTGATGAGAGGATATGGGTGAAGGCGTATGGGCAAGGTTACTGGACTAGGCCTGTTTATGATGCCATGTGTAATGGAGAAATGGGATGGAAGACGTGGCGAATATAGATGATGCGCCGGATGGTATGTGAGAGGGTATTCTAATGGTACGAGGAGGATTGAAACTAACAAGGCTGCTCTGAGTGCACAGGGAGAAGGTGCAAGCGTGTGACATGAGATGTGATACTCGATGACACTAAGACAGGAGAAGAGCTTAGGACGATAGcacagaggaagagatgcGAGACTAAAAATGATGTGCGGGATGGTGATTTTGGTGTTGATGGGGGAGTAGACCTAGAAAAGATGATCAAGGCTAGAAGCAAGACATTTTTGGGTTGATTTGCGATTTTGTCGTCTAGAGAAGAATAAAACTTGGAATTGTTGTTCATGATACAACTCTTCGTCATCGATTAGATGAAGAGTGTGCTTAACTTTACTTAGTTGATGTCATAAAGCGGCGCTAATCTTTCTCCTTTAGCGGCTGAATTGGGCGTGATGCGAAGGAGGAGCTAGCTAGAGCTTTGTTTTgagcttgttttttcttggcATAACTAGCTGTTTGGTGGACATCAGAAGGACTAATCAGGCAGGAGGCTATTGAGTCTTTTTGCCGGGAGTGTTGCCGTTCTGTTCTCGGCATGCTGGGGTTTTCAGACTATCTAGCTAGTGGTGGAGTATGTTGGTCTTACCCTTCTCTCTGTCGTTCCTGTGATGGATGTATGATCTAATCAGCTAAATTGAAGAAAATATGGCTAGTTAGGTTGATCTTGGATTTGCTTCGGCGAgtgggaaaggggggggcGGTGGAGAGTGGGAGTGGTATGGATTGAGGTCCGAGAAATTGCTTGTAAGCATAGAGTTGAAGCAAAGATGTTTGCAGCCTTACATTCGGCAGACTTGGCAATTAAGCCTAAAGACGCTTAAGTCCCTCTACCGAAATATTATTAGTACTTTTCTAGCATGTTTAATTTGGGCAGAGTGTTTGGTAGTTGATAGTCCATCGCGAGGCGAATCAAACCCCTTGAATACTATGCGTTTTTAGGGAACATATTAGCCATGAAACGATTCCAAGAGAGCCAAAAGACGCAGGCCAATTAGGGGGTGCCTGTAAGTTACCTCCTCAGTTTCTCTCGTACGAATTCATGCAGCGTACAGAGTCAGAGATAAAGTAGATTCAGTTATCGCCAAGAACGCCACAGGGATGGCATCTACATACAGTATGGAAGAGATAGGAGAGTGGCCAAGCAAGATGTAATTGTCGTGAGAAATGGCAGCGTTAtgaataaatattatttatatcaTCGTATATGCCCTTATTCATTATTCATATCCGTATCATATTAATGTCTCGACATTCCATGCCTCGACATATCATTGGCTTCGGCTTGATCCGGCTCGGGTCCGGAAGGTGGGGTTGGACGGGCCGAAGCGCCAAGTGTTGAACGGCATGCAAGCTCGTCGCAGATAGAGCAAATGTAAGCTATGTAGACTCGTTTCATTATACATGACTTGGTTTGAGGTTCGATAATACAATTGAAGGGTCAAAATTGGGATCACAGATAAAGAGCACCACAGCAGGAACTCCTCTATCAGTAGAAGAAATGAAACAAAGTTACAACTGTAGGCGTTCAAATTATTGCTATCTCTCAATGGATTTAACAGTATCTGCCTCatatttcattttttttatcattttttcttttttcattttctcagCCACAATAAAATCAATTCCTTTCAAGAAAAAAGCTCCAGATCACATTGAGAGCGGCCAAGATAGGCTGACTTAAGCCCAGTCCCAGCTAGCAGTGACACGGCCAATACCAAGTGGGCCAATAACATTCTCGAAAGCCGTAGGAGAGAGGTCAACATCATCTTCAGCACAAGCTTGGCAGCGGTCGACAACGGTCACTACCAGGGACCTGCCCTGGTAGTTGATGCGGATCTTGCGGCCGCAGGGGTGCTCGCGGTCATAAAGAGAGTGGGATACGGCGGCGACGAGCTCGCTGTCGTTGTTGGTTTGGCCACAGGCGCCAAGGCCGGTGTTGTACCAGGTTATATCGCCAGTCTGAGAGGCAGCTGCTTGAACGCCTGCTTCAGtgggagcagcagaagtAGTGAGGGCCAGGCAAAGAGCTGAGATAGTGGTGGTAATGAAGGAGAACATTTTGAAATATTTGATAGTGAAATTTCTAGttagaaataaaataaagtcttGAAAAAGTGGCAGAGTGGTAGATGCTTCAGATTGTGCTGTGTGAAAGCTTGATGAGCAGAAAGGAGAAGATATCGTGGGATTTCAGGAGAGCTTTATAGTCGACCGCTCAACAAGGTTATCTCTCATGTTTACTTCCTGGGATATTCGTGAGCGGTGTACTGAGTGCTAATCCGAAGTTTGGGCTCTTTGACAGCAGTGTATCAGAAAAGTTTTTTGTCATTAGTCGTCACGAACAACAGGAGTTTGGCAGGGCTCCTCCGCTCTCGCACATAATGAGcccgaagatgaggatgagacaCTGTTTCACACTGAGTGATTACTTGTGCATTTCTGGGGTAAATTGGCTGTCGTAGCAGCGTGAATATTGACAACTACAGACGCTAAGATTGCGATACCATGATCTAAACTGGGGATTTAGGGGGTGCTGTTAGGTTTGAGATGCCCGTACATGTGATTGTATTGTCACAGAAAGTTTCCTACTGGGTGTTTTATGGCCGAATCAAAACTATAATGCCATCTCCGTCCTTGATCAAATGCGAGCTTGCAATGGTGATACTCGATATGCGGCCAATCATGTGTATACGAAATGTCAAATGCAAATTCTATCGTCACTTGATGCCTCTTCCATAGGCATGAAGAGACGTTCGAAACAATACTCAGTATTTAATCACTCTACGTGGGTACTACGAAGTCAAAACCCCAAACTGAAGATATCACATGCAGATGATTATCACACTTTCACTAGGCTCATGATCGGCAGGTCCAGATCTTTAGACTGATTGATTCAGCCAACAATGCATCGAATATGAGCCATCAAACTGGTTTATTAGGCAAATCGACTCTCTACAGGCCAGTGCTGGACAACGAACGGCCAGTGCGCTGCTGCAATACGCGCATATGCGAGACAGCAGTACTCCATAATAAATCGACTGTGCTGTAGCTTGTTTAGGTAGCCAGCAATACAGGCCCATGTGGTTTTCATCACTTCACAATAGCTTACTCCAAAGGCAATTTGTTGCAAAGTATTTCTCAAGCAAACAAATAATGCATTGAATTAAACTTTCGCGATTCGATGTAGCAGTGAAGGGATGAAGGCCGGGCTGTATTTGCTGCTATTTGTAGCGGCTCGCTGAAGTATTAGCTATAGAATGGTCCACGCTCATACTCTCCTCGCTCAACAACCCTCGAGATATAATGCGATTAATTTTGGAATCTACAAGTGCAAGAGACATTTATCTCGCTTCTTCCCCTTAGATCTTGTAAATTACGATACTGTCTACAATGCATATACATACAACGCGCCTATTTTGGCACAATCGACAATGGCCAGAGGTCAATCCAAGTCCCCGCATATCTGCGGCTTTTGATGCCGATTAGGGACCAGCCGCCTCCACTTGGTCCCGAGTCACATCTTCCGGTCGGTCATCAAAGCACCGAAGAGTGGGAAGAAGACCGGAACTCTTATCGTGGTCGATGActctttttccttgtcctCCTTCAGCTATGATAACATCGATTTGATAATAGAATCTTTTAATCAATTCCTTATCGAAAAAGGGGGACATTTCGAGGGGAACACACTTGATAGCCAGCGCTCCAAATCGACTTATCACAAATTGTGAATGACTCAAAGATCGCCATCCAACGCTTTATAACGAGTTCGTTCGGATCCGGGAAGTTGGTCCAAACGAAGGGAGCATCGCACAGTGTTCTTCATTCATTAACTCGCCGGTCTCCTCCCAACGGCATAAGAGGCATCGCGTTCTAGATCGTTCGATTCCTATTATCCAGCATGGGGAGCAAATCCGAGCCTGCCTTCAACTTGTCCTCCGTGACAGATGCCTCGGTTGTGGAGAAGCACCTCACCTCACTCCGGGAACTTCTCCAGCACTGTATCAATGATGAACCCGACATCTCGTCCCTCGGGTTCCTGGCGCCGCTCTCTGACCACACGGCTGCCAGCTACTGGCTTGAGCTCCTACCGACTGTGATGGGACCTAGCGCTACGACCACGCTGCTCATAGCGACACCTCCTGGTAGTGATAAAGTCGTCGCTACAGTGCAGTTGGCGAGGATGCCAAAGGAGACGCACGCTTTCAAGGGCGAGGTCAGGAAGCTGATGGTGCATCCTGACTATCGGCGGCATGGACTGGGGAAATGGATGATGGACGAAGTGGAGAAGGTTGCTCGCGAAGAGTTTGCATTGGAAATGCTGTTGTTGGATACGTCGAAGGAGACGCCAGCGAGAGAGTTTTATTTGAAGACTGGATGGACAGAGTGGGGGATTTGCCCTAATTATGCAAAGTCGTCGAGTGGAGTGAAGCACGACTGCTGTTTCTTTGTGAAAAGCTTGGTATAGTGTAGAGATGAGACTTTGTTGAACGGATATTTTGTTTGACCGCAGTTTTTGGTGTTGACTATCACGGCAAGATAGAGGTTTTATTAGAACGCGTTGAATGTCTACTCTTGGTAGAATTATctcaatatatatatatttaaatatgaTGTGAAATACTTCTATGACAGCACGAGACTTACTGAGGACAGTCTACTATAAAGAAACACATATATATCACTACTACTTATCAACACCCTCCAGAGTCTCAAATGAGCGCTATAGACATGCTGTGATATATTCTTGTTCTATACAAGTACTCATCAAGAGATATGCTCGTTTCTTTAGTGCAACATTGTATTGGATGGTCATCTAATATTAGGTCTCAGTCTATCGTTATTGCAGATATTGTTCATCACCCGTTACATCTAGGAAGATACATTACGGCAGTGTTCAACCACAAGATTCTTAGAATCAAACATTTTTCTTAACAGGTAAATATTTCATCTGTGGTCTTACATCCCAACGATCCGGCCCCACACCGGTCTTCCGTCTTAAGTGGTCTCACCGGAGCCGAACTATCACAGCCTCCGATGATTCAGGAGGCCCGGAAGGCTTCATACTGCCGTGCtgattatataaaaatagaacCTTCTTAGAACTAGAGTTTTTTTGAGCGTACAGAATATCATAGGTCCACATGACCTGAAACTTTGCTCGGCAAGGCTTTGTCTTTCGTAACACTCAAGGCTTCTAGTATGTTATCCATTTGTAAGACAGAGAGCTGTTCATTATTCTACTCAAGACACTCCCTCGCCTCTCCAAACAGCTGAGTCGCTGCATGTCACCTTCTTACATACGGCAAAGAATCACGGTCCTCGCTGGCCTCGTCACCGTTCCCCATCATCAATCATCAATCGTCAATGTATAACATTCCTCTCAAACTTAGTGTAAGAACTCGTGGCAACAACAATAGCATGAGCCCTCTCAGCATTACGCGGACTTAAACTTCATGTTTCCAAATCTAACACGCACGCAGATGCCTAGCATCTCCAGCTATTTCTAGGATAGGCAATCTCTCTGGTTTCCTAAAAAATCTTCTGGTGCGAACACCAGTCAGTTTTCCGGCTTGATTAAGCATATTACCGCTTATCGTCATCCGGATGCTGTGGAACCATGAGGCCAATGTCTGTCCATCCCGCGGCAGCCGTGATAAGAAGCAGCTCAAACCGATTGAGTATTGCAGTGACATATCTTTATTCTGGGCCGCTTTCGAACGAGAGTATCGCGGAGTGTCATTCCAAGTATTACACGTGCTATAGAGGCATCCCGCCCAGTTTCAGATTAACGGGCACTGTTTGAGAATATTTGGCATCTCATATACGGTGTAAGCCTGAATCCGTGTTCTCCGGTTACACATTGGAAAGGGCAAGGGTGTCCGAATTAACCCCATCAGCATCTATTTGGTCCGTGATGATGCGTCTTATTAATGGAAGGAATGCAGTCGTTC
Proteins encoded:
- a CDS encoding uncharacterized protein (EggNog:ENOG41~SECRETED:SignalP(1-20)), whose amino-acid sequence is MFSFITTTISALCLALTTSAAPTEAGVQAAASQTGDITWYNTGLGACGQTNNDSELVAAVSHSLYDREHPCGRKIRINYQGRSLVVTVVDRCQACAEDDVDLSPTAFENVIGPLGIGRVTASWDWA
- a CDS encoding uncharacterized protein (EggNog:ENOG41), which codes for MGSKSEPAFNLSSVTDASVVEKHLTSLRELLQHCINDEPDISSLGFLAPLSDHTAASYWLELLPTVMGPSATTTLLIATPPGSDKVVATVQLARMPKETHAFKGEVRKLMVHPDYRRHGLGKWMMDEVEKVAREEFALEMLLLDTSKETPAREFYLKTGWTEWGICPNYAKSSSGVKHDCCFFVKSLV